In a single window of the Prochlorococcus marinus str. AS9601 genome:
- the rplD gene encoding 50S ribosomal protein L4: MTTLETLKWDGKKSGKVSLDLAVAKETSSADLIHRAVLRQLANKRQGTASTLTRSEVRGGGRKPYKQKGTGRARQGSIRTPLRPGGGIIFGPKPRSYNLDMNRKERRLALRTALMSRVSDMKAVEDFGSTLKQPKTSDIINGLARLGIQKTEKVLVILDSPSDIIKKSINNIEKVKLIAADQLNVFDILNANKLVIGQSAIDKIQEVYAS, translated from the coding sequence ATGACAACACTTGAAACTCTTAAGTGGGATGGTAAAAAATCAGGCAAAGTTTCTCTTGATTTAGCAGTTGCTAAAGAAACTTCTTCGGCAGACTTAATCCATAGAGCAGTCCTTAGACAGTTAGCAAATAAAAGACAGGGGACAGCCTCAACTTTGACAAGATCTGAAGTGCGCGGGGGCGGTAGAAAGCCATACAAACAAAAAGGTACAGGAAGAGCTCGTCAAGGATCAATAAGGACACCTTTGAGACCTGGCGGTGGAATTATTTTTGGACCGAAGCCACGTTCTTACAATCTTGATATGAATCGTAAGGAACGTAGATTAGCTCTTAGAACAGCTCTTATGTCCAGAGTATCTGATATGAAGGCTGTTGAAGATTTTGGATCTACTTTAAAGCAGCCTAAAACAAGTGATATCATCAATGGCCTTGCTCGATTAGGTATACAAAAAACTGAAAAAGTTTTGGTTATTCTTGATAGCCCTTCCGATATTATAAAAAAATCCATTAATAACATTGAGAAAGTAAAATTAATCGCCGCCGATCAATTAAATGTATTTGATATTCTCAATGCCAATAAATTGGTAATAGGTCAATCAGCGA
- the rplC gene encoding 50S ribosomal protein L3 gives MSIGILGKKLGMSQLFDDKGNSVPVTLIEAGPCRVTQLKTTALDGYTAVQIGYGLSKEKHLSKPEKGHLLKSGEELLKHLKEYRVEETSSYEIGKQITVKNFEVGQKVDISGKSMGRGFAGYQKRHGFSRGPMSHGSKNHRAPGSTGAGTTPGRIYPGKRMAGRYGGKQITTKGLLVLKIDDQKNLLVVKGSVPGKPGSIINIKPNNVVGKKGGEKS, from the coding sequence ATGTCTATTGGAATTTTAGGAAAGAAATTGGGCATGTCCCAACTTTTCGATGATAAAGGTAATTCGGTACCAGTTACTCTTATAGAGGCTGGTCCTTGCCGCGTCACTCAATTGAAAACAACTGCTTTGGATGGTTATACCGCTGTTCAGATAGGTTATGGCTTGTCCAAAGAGAAGCATTTAAGCAAACCTGAAAAGGGACACTTATTGAAATCAGGTGAAGAACTTTTAAAGCATTTGAAAGAATATAGGGTTGAAGAAACTTCATCTTATGAAATCGGAAAACAAATAACTGTAAAAAACTTTGAGGTTGGTCAAAAAGTTGATATCAGTGGCAAATCTATGGGTAGAGGTTTTGCAGGTTACCAGAAAAGACATGGTTTTAGCAGAGGTCCTATGAGTCATGGTTCAAAAAATCATAGAGCACCTGGATCTACAGGAGCAGGAACAACTCCAGGCAGAATTTATCCTGGAAAAAGAATGGCAGGAAGATATGGAGGAAAACAGATTACTACTAAAGGTTTGTTAGTTCTAAAAATTGATGATCAGAAAAATTTGCTTGTAGTAAAGGGTTCTGTCCCAGGTAAGCCAGGCTCAATAATAAACATTAAGCCAAATAATGTCGTAGGCAAAAAAGGAGGTGAAAAATCATGA
- the ndhN gene encoding NAD(P)H-quinone oxidoreductase subunit N, protein MPLLLSGKKFHNDLKTNKCLAIFAPLEGGYETRLLRRMRAKGFKTFITSARGLGDPEVFLLKLHGVRPPHLGHQSVGRNGALGEVQQVIPQASELFNENDKNKLLWLLEGQVLSQSELESLIEICTNDNKLTIVVEMGGSRKLEWKPLSNYILDEFES, encoded by the coding sequence ATGCCATTACTTCTCTCAGGGAAAAAGTTTCATAACGATTTAAAAACTAACAAATGTCTCGCAATATTTGCTCCTCTTGAAGGTGGTTATGAAACTCGTCTTTTGAGGAGAATGAGGGCCAAAGGCTTTAAAACTTTTATAACTTCAGCAAGAGGGCTTGGAGATCCAGAAGTTTTCTTGCTCAAATTGCATGGCGTTAGACCACCTCACCTTGGTCATCAAAGTGTAGGAAGAAACGGAGCGCTTGGGGAAGTTCAGCAAGTAATCCCACAAGCTTCTGAGTTATTTAATGAAAATGATAAAAATAAATTACTTTGGTTATTAGAAGGTCAAGTATTATCCCAGTCTGAATTAGAAAGCTTAATAGAGATTTGTACTAACGATAATAAACTAACAATAGTTGTTGAAATGGGGGGTTCAAGAAAACTTGAATGGAAACCATTAAGTAATTATATTTTGGATGAATTTGAAAGTTAA